From one Formosa sediminum genomic stretch:
- a CDS encoding M24 family metallopeptidase, with translation MMTLGLGGSTIEAELAAIQPKAHTVQPIQSDAYPKRIKRALELMATQNISAMYLNAGTNLYYFTGTKWSASERMVGALLLPDGTIHYIAPHFEEGTILDFMEFEGPIHGWEEHESPFELLISILKENGISNGKIAMDEVTPFFIIDGVLNCQSDYTLVNAKPITAGCRMIKSDEEIAIMQVAMDITMEIHKAVARILKPGIAAQTVVDFINEAHKRYGAPAGSYFCIVLFGVDTSFPHGVKKPKDLEENDVVLIDTGCMLHNYISDITRTYVYGDITDEQRRIWNLEREAQFSAFNAAQLGQACGSIDVAVRKTLEENGLGPDYNLPGLPHRTGHGIGLDIHEWPYLVKTDKTILKPGMCFSNEPMLVVPNAFGIRLEDHIYMTEQGPKWFTEPAYSIEDPFGLSK, from the coding sequence ATGATGACATTAGGATTAGGAGGCTCTACAATTGAAGCCGAATTAGCAGCAATACAACCTAAAGCACACACCGTGCAACCCATACAAAGTGATGCTTACCCAAAGCGTATAAAACGCGCTTTAGAACTCATGGCAACCCAAAATATCTCGGCCATGTATTTAAACGCAGGTACAAACTTATATTATTTTACAGGAACAAAATGGAGTGCTAGCGAGCGTATGGTTGGAGCTTTACTATTGCCGGATGGTACAATTCATTATATAGCGCCTCATTTTGAAGAAGGTACCATTTTAGATTTTATGGAATTTGAAGGGCCAATTCATGGGTGGGAAGAACATGAAAGTCCGTTTGAGTTATTAATTTCCATTTTAAAAGAAAACGGAATTAGCAATGGCAAAATAGCTATGGATGAAGTAACGCCATTCTTTATTATTGATGGTGTTTTAAATTGTCAATCAGATTATACATTAGTTAACGCGAAACCCATTACAGCAGGTTGCCGAATGATTAAATCTGATGAAGAAATTGCAATTATGCAGGTGGCTATGGATATTACTATGGAAATTCATAAGGCCGTGGCACGTATTTTAAAGCCTGGTATAGCAGCCCAAACGGTAGTCGATTTTATTAATGAAGCGCATAAACGCTACGGGGCTCCTGCAGGATCTTATTTTTGTATCGTGTTGTTTGGCGTAGATACATCATTTCCTCATGGTGTGAAAAAACCAAAAGATTTAGAAGAAAATGATGTTGTTTTAATAGACACGGGGTGTATGCTTCACAACTATATTTCAGACATAACAAGAACGTATGTTTATGGTGATATAACCGATGAACAACGTCGTATTTGGAATTTAGAACGAGAGGCTCAATTTTCGGCTTTTAATGCAGCTCAATTAGGACAAGCATGTGGTTCAATAGATGTGGCGGTGCGAAAAACATTAGAAGAAAATGGTTTAGGACCAGATTATAATTTACCAGGATTACCGCATAGAACAGGACATGGTATTGGGTTAGATATTCACGAATGGCCTTACCTTGTAAAGACAGATAAAACCATTTTAAAACCCGGCATGTGTTTTAGTAATGAACCTATGTTGGTGGTTCCAAATGCATTTGGTATTCGTTTAGAAGATCATATTTACATGACCGAGCAGGGACCAAAATGGTTTACAGAACCAGCCTATAGTATTGAAGATCCCTTTGGACTTTCAAAATAA
- a CDS encoding DUF4407 domain-containing protein codes for MLKQFFILCSGADQTILKTCSNGEQNKYAGIGATVFFTALMASIAAGFALQMVFENTITAIIFGLIWGLLIFNLDRFIVSTLKKRTSFLDEFLQVLPRLVLALIIAIVISKPLELKIFEKEINQVLLEQKNDLTLANKNQIANQYTPQIEALKAQIGALTAEIDNKEAEVNVLYNTYITEAEGTSGTNKLGKGPVYKEKREKHDAALAELQQLKTTHTHKITAIESDIKALQTAYQEQVKNSQPILDQYGGLMARITALNTLPWLPSFFIFLLFLCIETAPILSKLLVKKGEYDFKLEDEETALKSVVAQHVYERELQLKTNAAINDKVYTDIAKDDEYYQFKKKKSRELMQLQAEAFYKKQKSII; via the coding sequence ATGTTAAAACAATTCTTTATACTCTGTTCTGGAGCCGATCAAACCATTTTAAAAACGTGTTCTAATGGCGAGCAAAACAAATATGCCGGCATAGGTGCCACCGTATTTTTTACAGCGCTTATGGCTAGTATAGCTGCAGGTTTTGCGCTACAAATGGTGTTCGAAAATACAATAACCGCCATCATATTTGGACTTATTTGGGGTTTACTAATTTTTAACTTAGACCGTTTTATAGTATCTACCTTAAAAAAAAGAACCTCTTTTCTAGATGAATTTCTCCAAGTCTTACCCCGATTAGTTCTAGCCTTAATTATTGCCATAGTTATCTCGAAACCTTTAGAATTAAAGATTTTTGAGAAAGAAATAAACCAAGTATTATTAGAACAAAAAAACGATTTAACCTTAGCTAACAAAAACCAAATAGCCAATCAGTACACACCTCAAATTGAGGCTTTAAAAGCTCAAATAGGGGCACTTACAGCTGAAATTGACAATAAGGAAGCCGAGGTTAATGTGCTTTACAACACATATATTACAGAAGCCGAAGGCACTTCAGGAACTAATAAACTAGGAAAAGGGCCTGTTTATAAAGAAAAACGAGAGAAACACGATGCTGCATTAGCAGAATTACAACAATTAAAAACAACCCATACTCATAAAATCACTGCTATTGAATCTGACATTAAAGCCTTGCAAACCGCTTATCAAGAGCAGGTAAAAAACTCTCAACCTATTCTTGACCAATACGGAGGCCTAATGGCGCGTATTACAGCTTTAAACACTTTACCTTGGCTTCCTTCTTTCTTTATATTTTTACTGTTTCTATGTATTGAAACCGCTCCAATTTTATCAAAATTATTAGTAAAAAAGGGCGAGTATGATTTTAAATTAGAAGATGAAGAAACCGCATTGAAAAGTGTCGTCGCTCAACATGTTTACGAACGAGAATTACAATTAAAAACAAATGCTGCCATAAATGATAAGGTGTATACAGATATAGCAAAAGATGACGAATATTATCAGTTTAAAAAGAAAAAATCACGGGAATTGATGCAGCTTCAAGCCGAAGCGTTTTATAAAAAACAGAAATCTATTATATAA
- a CDS encoding PhnA domain-containing protein — protein MSVLQMLQERSNSTCEFCGSKDQLKQYIIPPSLNENVDNSVLACNTCLDQIEGHTDMDVNHWRCLNDSMWNEHVAVQITSWRMLQRLREEGWPKDLIDMMYLDDEAMALARATGEHEDESAKIIHRDVNGIVLETGDAVVLVKDLKVKGSSMVAKQGTAVRNIRLDHENAEYIEGKVDGQQIVIITKYVKKL, from the coding sequence ATGAGTGTACTTCAAATGTTACAGGAGCGCAGTAATTCAACTTGCGAATTCTGTGGTTCAAAAGATCAATTAAAACAATATATTATTCCGCCATCATTAAACGAAAATGTAGACAACAGTGTATTGGCTTGTAATACATGTTTAGATCAGATTGAAGGACATACAGATATGGATGTAAACCACTGGCGTTGTTTAAATGACAGTATGTGGAACGAGCATGTGGCGGTACAAATTACGTCTTGGAGAATGTTACAGCGTTTACGTGAAGAAGGTTGGCCAAAAGATTTAATAGATATGATGTATCTAGACGATGAAGCTATGGCTTTAGCCCGTGCTACTGGCGAACATGAAGATGAGAGTGCTAAAATTATCCATCGCGATGTAAATGGTATTGTTCTAGAAACTGGAGATGCTGTAGTGTTGGTAAAAGACCTAAAAGTAAAAGGATCAAGTATGGTTGCTAAACAAGGTACTGCCGTGAGAAATATTCGTTTAGATCATGAAAATGCTGAGTATATAGAAGGGAAAGTCGATGGGCAGCAAATTGTAATAATTACTAAATATGTGAAGAAACTTTAA